CGACGATCAGCAGCGCGAACATCGCGTCGGCCACGGCCAGCGAGTAGGCGTAGTGGAGCATGCCGACCGGATCGACAAGGCCACGCCGCGCCGCCACTGCGGCGCGCCCGGCTTCAATTCGCTCGCGGATTTCCTTCTTGTGCGGGGCCGTGTCGCCGGGCGTGGGCGCCGCCAGGCAATCGGCAAAGCGCTGCAGGGCGTCGTAGACCGCGATGATTTCGGGGCGCGGGCGCGCATCGCGCTGCGACGGCACCAGCACCAGGCACATCAGGCAGGCAAAGACGCCGCCGCGCAGGTAATCGACGGCCGCCGCGCCGGCATGGGCCAGCACGGCGGCATCGCCTACCGGCTGCAGGCAGGCGGCGATCAGCACCACATAGAGCAGCTTGAACCACAGCGCGGCGGCCGGGCCGCGCAATTCGGCCAGCCCGGCGATGACGCCCGCGGCGATCACCACGGCGAGCGCCGCAAGCGGCGAATGCGCCAGGCTGGCACCAATCAGGCTGGCCGCCGCCCCGCCGATGCCGACCGCGCCGAGGCCACGGATGCGGGAAGCCGCGGTGCCCTGGCGGTCGGCCAGGCAGGTCCAGATCGAAGCGGTGGCCGACCACAGGTAACCCTGGTCGCCCGTGAGCCACCCGATGCCGGCCAGGGCGAAGAACGACAGCGCATAGACGACGCCGCGCTGGACAAACGCGGCGTCAAGCCAGAACGAGGGAAGGCGCAGGGGGCGGCGCATGGGCGGAAAGAAGCAGGATGTCTCAGGGTGAGTACCGACCCCACTCTACGGACACTATTGCTGCGTCGCAACATTTCCATGGAATCACGGCGTTTTGCGCGTCGCTTGTGCTCGGTTGCACCAGTTTGGGGAAATGTGATCCACCCGGGTGCCGGAAGGCCATTCCGGCAGCTTTGCGACGGAATGATGGCGGGCAGCCAAGGGATTGCCCAAATTTTGGGTAAAAAAAAACCCGCGCAGGTTGTGCGCGGGTTGGAATCCACCGAGGTGGTGGAGGAGACAGACTTCACTATACACGACTTGTTGCGACGCACCAAGCTTCGGCCGTGAAAATGCCTGCAAGACCGCACAATCAGCGTTGTTGTCGTACAACAGGCGGGGGGATTCAGCGGAAGAGGTAGGCGATCCACACGGCCGCGGCCAGTCCGACCCCATCGGCGAACAGGGCACAGCCCAGGGCGTGGCGGGTATTGCGCACGTTCACGCTGCCAAAATAGACAGCCAGCACATAGAAGGTGGTCTCGGTCGACCCCTGGATGATCGCGGCGAGCCGGCCCTGGAAGGAATCGACGCCGTAGGTGGTCATGACGTCGACCATCAGGCCCCGGGCGCCGGCGCCGGACAGGATCTTCATCAGCCCGACCGGCAGGGCCGGGACGAAATCGGTATTGACGCCCAGCCACTGGAATCCGGCCGTCAGCGCCCGCATCGCCACGTCCATGCAGCCGCTGGCTCGGAATAATCCGATCGCTACCAGGATGGCGACCAGATAGGGAATGATCTGCACCGCGACGCCGAAACCTTCCTTGGCGCCTTCGATGAAGGCGTCATAGACATTGACGCGCCGCAGGGCGCCGCAGACCAGGAACAACATGATCAGCGACAGGATGAAGCCGCTGCCGGCCAGCGCCGCCATCTGGCTGACCTGGTCGGACGGGGCATGGCGCAGCCAGACGAACAGCCCGGCGACGGCCGCGCCGGCCAGGGCGAAGGCGATCAGCACGGCAGGCTTGAACAGGTTCAGCCGCTGTACCCACGCGACGGCGAGCAGCCCGGCCAGGCAGGACGCGCCGGTGGCCAGCAGTGTCGGCAGGAAGATATCGGCCGCGTTGAATCCGACCAGCCCCTGCTTGACGGCCAGCGCCTGGCGGATGGCGATCACCGAGGTCGGAATCAGCGTCAGCCCGGCCGTGTTGAGCACGATGAACATGATCTGCGCGTTCGTCGCGGCGTCGGGCCGGCGGTTGAGGGTTTGCAGCTCGCGCATCGCGGTCAGGCCGAGCGGCGTGGCGGCGTTGTCCAGGCCAAGCATGTTGGCGGACACGTTCATCATCATCGCGCCTTGTGCCGGGTGGCCCTGGGGGACGCCCGGAAAGAAGTGCCGCAGCAGCGGGTTCATCAACCGGGCAAAGAGGTCGATCACGCCGGCGCGTTCGCCGATCCGCATGATGCCGATCCACAGGCTCATGACGCCGGCCAGGCCCAGCGAAATCTCGAACGCGGTGCGCGCGCTGTCGAACAGGCTGGCGAGCAGGGCAGGGAAGACCGTGGCATCGCCGGCCACGAGCCGGACGCAGGCGGCCAGGAAAGACAATAGGAAGAATCCGAGCCAGACGAGGTTCAGTGCCATCGACGTATATAAGGCCAGTGGAAGGCTTCGCCCCGCGCGGCGCGGCGAAGCCTCGCATCATAGCCTGCCCGTCCTAGGCGATGTCGGCGCCGCGTTCAGCCAGTAACGCGCGGAGGATCGAGCGATGGCAGTGAGATTCGTCCTCGCAATAGCAACCGAGCGAAAAATTGGTCTGGTGGGAGAAGGCGGCGAGCAGGTCCAGCGTGCGGCTGGCGTCGGGCTGCGCCATCTCGGCACGAAACTGCCTCTCGAACGCCCGCCACGCCTTGGGATCCTTTGCCGCCTGCGCCTGGGCCACCAGGTCGGCGGAGGGCGACAGCACCGGGTACCAGACGTCATAGAAATCGC
This sequence is a window from Cupriavidus pauculus. Protein-coding genes within it:
- a CDS encoding nucleoside recognition domain-containing protein, yielding MALNLVWLGFFLLSFLAACVRLVAGDATVFPALLASLFDSARTAFEISLGLAGVMSLWIGIMRIGERAGVIDLFARLMNPLLRHFFPGVPQGHPAQGAMMMNVSANMLGLDNAATPLGLTAMRELQTLNRRPDAATNAQIMFIVLNTAGLTLIPTSVIAIRQALAVKQGLVGFNAADIFLPTLLATGASCLAGLLAVAWVQRLNLFKPAVLIAFALAGAAVAGLFVWLRHAPSDQVSQMAALAGSGFILSLIMLFLVCGALRRVNVYDAFIEGAKEGFGVAVQIIPYLVAILVAIGLFRASGCMDVAMRALTAGFQWLGVNTDFVPALPVGLMKILSGAGARGLMVDVMTTYGVDSFQGRLAAIIQGSTETTFYVLAVYFGSVNVRNTRHALGCALFADGVGLAAAVWIAYLFR
- a CDS encoding DUF488 domain-containing protein; the protein is MAIRIVRLGEARAADEGLRMGTVRRPPRGVPKAEFASRDFYDVWYPVLSPSADLVAQAQAAKDPKAWRAFERQFRAEMAQPDASRTLDLLAAFSHQTNFSLGCYCEDESHCHRSILRALLAERGADIA